A region of Solanum dulcamara chromosome 7, daSolDulc1.2, whole genome shotgun sequence DNA encodes the following proteins:
- the LOC129896553 gene encoding 28 kDa ribonucleoprotein, chloroplastic-like, which translates to MSSLTKPLIKNLSMATNSCLISLPPFFTTTKSMSFISTPLKPISLSSSFSSSPSFLSLKKTATQFPSFVSVVSAQQDDDSPIVLEDKEQGGESFSFDFESGGDAGESDEAEAEAEAEGEEYQEPPEDAKLFVGNLPYDIDSEGLAQLFQQAGVVEIAEVIYNRETDRSRGFGFVTMSTVEEAEKAVVLYNRYDLNGRLLTVNKAARRGSQPERPPRTFQPTYRIYVGNIPWDIDDARLEQVFSEHGKVVSARVVYDRESGRSRGFGFVTMSSEAEMSEAIANLDGQTLDGRTIRVNAAEERPRRNTY; encoded by the exons ATGTCTTCTCTTACCAAACCCTTAATCAAGAATTTATCCATGGCGACCAATTCTTGCCTTATCTCCCTCCCTCCCTTCTTCACCACCACCAAATCCATGTCTTTTATCTCAACCCCATTAAAACCCATCTCCCTTTCTTCCTCATTCTCatcttcaccttcttttttATCCCTTAAAAAGACAGCTACCCAATTCCCAAGTTTTGTTTCTGTAGTGTCTGCTCAGCAAGATGATGACAGCCCCATTGTCCTTGAAGACAAAGAACAAGGTGGGGAATCGTTTAGCTTTGATTTTGAAAGTGGTGGTGATGCAGGGGAGAGTGATGAGGCTGAAGCCGAGGCCGAGGCCGAGGGGGAGGAGTACCAAGAACCTCCGGAAGATGCTAAATTGTTTGTTGGGAATTTACCATATGATATAGATAGTGAGGGATTGGCTCAACTTTTTCAACAGGCTGGTGTTGTTGAGATTGCTGAG GTTATTTACAATAGGGAGACTGATAGGAGTCGTGGATTCGGGTTTGTGACTATGAGCACTGTGGAAGAAGCTGAGAAAGCTGTAGTACTGTACAACCGTTAT GATCTCAATGGAAGGCTCTTGACAGTCAACAAAGCTGCTCGCAGAGGATCACAGCCAGAACGTCCACCTCGAACATTTCAGCCTACTTACAGAATCTATGTTGGCAACATCCCCTGGGACATTGATGATGCACGCCTTGAGCAAGTCTTCAGTGAACATGGTAAAGTAGTAAGTGCCCGGGTGGTGTACGACAGAGAATCTGGACGGTCACGAGGCTTTGGTTTTGTGACGATGTCAAGTGAAGCTGAGATGAGTGAAGCAATAGCCAACCTTGATGGACAG ACTTTGGATGGCAGGACGATCAGGGTAAATGCTGCTGAAGAAAGGCCTAGGCGTAACACGTATTGA
- the LOC129896554 gene encoding protein-L-isoaspartate O-methyltransferase 1-like, whose protein sequence is MPSSISFQSVSAIAYGFRYRAPIKHTYLLYAHQLQHQKSATFSSSFCRVPNPTLFTGNSLFSRMEQFWSGTSVNRNKGMIEQLRRYGVIKSQTVTEIMETVDRGLFVPEGTPAYVDSPMSIGYNATISAPHMHAMCLELLEDRLQPGMHALDVGSGTGYLTACFALMVGPQGRVVGVEHIPELVAWSIKNVEKSAAGPLLKEGSLSLHVGDGRKGWPEHAPYDAIHVGAAAADVPQDLIDQLKPGGRMVIPVGTFFQDLKVIEKKLDGSISVRSETSVRYVPLTSREAQIKGQ, encoded by the exons ATGCCGTCTTCAATATCCTTCCAGTCGGTGTCAGCTATAGCGTATGGTTTCCGCTACCGTGCGCCTATAAAGCACACTTATTTATTGTACGCTCACCAACTCCAACACCAAAAATCTGCCACCTTCTCTTCATCCTTCTGCCGTGTCCCAAATCCCACTCTCTTCACGGGGAACTCTCTCTTCTCTCGAATGGAG CAATTTTGGAGTGGAACTAGTGTTAACAGAAACAAAGGAATGATTGAGCAGTTGCGAAGATATGGAGTCATAAAATCACAGACAGTAACAGAAATAATGGAAACTGTTGATAGGGGTTTATTTGTACCTGAGGGTACTCCTGCTTACGTTGATAGCCCCATGAGTATAGGTTACAATGCCACTATCTCAGCACCTCATATGCATGCTATGTGCCTTGAATTATTGGAGGACAGGTTGCAGCCTGGCATGCATGCTCTTGATGTCGGTTCAG GAACGGGGTATCTCACAGCATGTTTTGCTCTGATGGTTGGACCACAAGGTAGAGTTGTTGGTGTGGAACATATACCAGAGTTGGTTGCGTGGTCAATCAAGAATGTTGAGAAGAGTGCAGCAGGTCCTTTATTAAAAGAAGGGTCCCTTTCATTGCATGTTGGTG ATGGGAGGAAGGGTTGGCCAGAGCACGCACCTTATGATGCTATTCACGTTGGAGCAGCTGCAGCTGATGTTCCACAGGATCTCATTGACCAGTTAAAGCCTGGGGGAAGGATGGTGATTCCAGTGGGTACTTTTTTTCAAGACCTCAAGGTTATAGAAAAAAAGTTGGATGGTTCAATAAGTGTTCGAAGTGAGACTTCTGTCCGTTATGTTCCACTGACTAGTCGGGAGGCGCAGATAAAAGGGCAGTGA
- the LOC129895750 gene encoding protein SIEVE ELEMENT OCCLUSION B-like, producing the protein MSSHALVPAAATHVKPTQHAMARRERPVFSLSDDHAMSKKILDTHNPDGREVDVNIILHIAEEIFQHAYPAGIDGILHGVGAHHPEGHIEALKLEEKASLAFDGIIEGLAYIIHKVSCELTCKCSSGGHDTHSTTMSVLGMLSGYQWDAKLVIALASFGVTYGEFWLVAQMFATHPLAKSVAILKQLPDIMEHHGSLKSRFDAINELIKAILEVTKIIIEFKKLPSQYISEDQPPLSVAISHIPTGVYWTIKSIVACASQLTTLLGMSYEMIVATTADTWELSSSTHKLRNIAEHLRAELNRCYQHIQDKMHIEYYKMLVHLFETTQFDNMKINRAMIYIKDDLLPLELGNTHTRASVEVLRRKTVLLLLSDLEASPEEILVLSQFYIESRSRTEFQYEIVWLPIVDRSKGWNDEQEHKFKELQALMPWYTLHHPSLLEPAIVKFVKEKWHFTKKMMLVTLDPQQGKVACPNAIHMAWIWGNLAYPFTISKEESLWNVESWRLELVVDGIDQNLIEWMTSGKFICLYGGEDMDWIRSFTKSARSVAQRAGIDLQMIYVGKSNNKERVRKINSMITAENLSYCLMDLTSVWYFWTRIESMFYSKMQLGKTIQEDKVMQEVLTMLSFDGSDQGWALISRGSFEMARAKSQIITKTLDDYPIWEEDARSKGFVPALIDYFLQLHTPQHCNRLILPGLDGDIPEMIVCAECGRPMERFFMYRCCTD; encoded by the exons ATGTCCAGTCATGCTTTGGtgcctgcagcagcaactcatgTGAAACCTACTCAACATGCAATGGCTAGGCGTGAACGCCCCGTTTTCTCCTTGTCGGATGATCATGCTATGTCCAAGAAAATCCTGGATACTCACAATCCTGATGGTCGTGAAGTTGATGTTAACATCATTCTCCACATTGCTGAGGAGATTTTTCAACATGCCTATCCTGCTGGCATTGATGGCATACTTCAC GGCGTGGGAGCTCATCATCCTGAAGGTCATATTGAAGCATTGAAGTTAGAAGAAAAGGCCTCACTTGCCTTTGATGGCATCATCGAAGGATTGGCTTACATCATACACAAAGTCTCTTGCGAG TTGACATGCAAGTGCTCGAGTGGAGGTCATGATACACATTCAACAACAATGTCAGTCTTAGGGATGCTCTCTGGCTACCAATGGGACGCGAAACTAGTCATAGCTTTAGCATCATTTGGCGTTACCTATGGTGAATTCTGGCTGGTGGCTCAGATGTTTGCCACTCATCCCTTGGCCAAATCTGTGGCCATCTTAAAACAACTGCCAGACATCATGGAACATCATGGTAGCCTCAAGTCTCGATTTGATGCCATCAATGAACTCATCAAGGCCATTTTGGAAGTAACCAAAATCATAATCGAATTCAAGAAGCTTCCTTCTCAGTACATCAGTGAAGACCAACCACCTTTGTCTGTCGCAATTTCTCACATTCCTACTGGTGTTTATTGGACTATTAAAAGTATTGTTGCTTGTGCTTCCCAACTTACTACCCTTCTTGGAATGAGCTATGA GATGATAGTAGCTACCACAGCAGACACATGGGAATTGTCAAGCTCTACACACAAGCTGAGGAACATAGCCGAACACCTCAGAGCTGAATTAAACCGTTGCTATCAGCATATTC AGGACAAGATGCACATCGAGTACTATAAAATGCTGGTGCACCTCTTTGAGACAACACAATTCGACAACATGAAGATAAACAGGGCGATGATCTATATCAAGGATGATTTACTTCCACTTGAATTAGGAAACACTCACACAAGG GCTAGTGTTGAAGTGCTAAGAAGAAAGACTGTTCTGCTGCTGCTGTCAGATCTTGAGGCTAGCCCTGAGGAGATATTAGTACTGTCCCAATTTTACATTGAGTCAAGATCAAGGACAGAATTTCAATACGAAATAGTGTGGCTTCCGATTGTGGATCGATCAAAGGGATGGAATGACGAGCAGGAACATAAATTTAAGGAGCTGCAAGCACTTATGCCGTGGTACACATTGCACCATCCATCCTTGTTGGAGCCAGCAATCGTCAAGTTCGTCAAAGAAAAGTGGCATTTCACCAAGAAAATGATGCTTGTAACCTTGGATCCACAACAGGGCAAAGTTGCCTGTCCCAACGCTATTCACATGGCTTGGATTTGGGGAAATTTGGCCTATCCCTTCACTATTTCTAAAGAGGAATCCCTGTGGAATGTCGAATCTTGGAGACTTGAACTCGTCGTGGATGGCATTGATCAGAATTTAATCGAATGG ATGACAAGTGGTAAGTTTATCTGTTTATATGGAGGAGAAGACATGGACTGGATCCGCAGTTTCACAAAATCAGCACGAAGCGTGGCTCAGAGAGCTGGGATCGACCTACAAATGATATATGTAGGAAAGAGTAACAACAAGGAGAGAGTTCGAAAGATCAACAGCATGATAACCGCGGAAAATCTGAGTTACTGCTTGATGGACTTAACATCAGTTTGGTACTTCTGGACAAGAATTGAGAGCATGTTCTACTCAAAAATGCAGCTGGGGAAAACCATCCAAGAGGATAAAGTTATGCAAGAAGTGTTAACAATGCTAAGCTTCGATGGAAGTGATCAAGGGTGGGCGCTCATAAGCAGGGGATCATTCGAGATGGCTAGAGCTAAAAGTCAGATAATCACTAAGACATTGGATGATTACCCAATTTGGGAAGAAGATGCTAGATCTAAAGGATTTGTGCCTGCACTTATTGATTATTTCTTGCAATTGCACACTCCTCAGCATTGCAATCGCCTAATTCTTCCGGGACTTGATGGTGATATTCCTGAAATGATTGTGTGCGCCGAATGTGGAAGGCCAATGGAGAGGTTCTTCATGTACCGCTGCTGCACTGATTGA